The genome window CCACGGTGCCGGGAAAGCGGCGGAGCGCTTCGAGAAGCGTGTCCTTGGCCACGATGTCGAGGTTGTTGGTTGGCTCGTCGAGCAGGAGGCAGTTGTTGCGATGGGCGAGCACCTTGGCGAGCGCAAGCCGCGCGCGCTCGCCGCCCGAGAGCACGCCCGCTAGCTTCAGCGCGTCGTCGCCCGAAAAAAGCATCGCGCCGAGCAGGCCGCGAATTTCGGCGGTGGTCATCCCGTCCGCCGCGTCGCTCAGTTCCTTCAGCGCGGTCTTGCCGTAGTCGAGCGACTCGGCGAGGTTTTGCGCGAAATAGCCGATCTCGATTCCCGTGCCGACGAGGCGTTCGCCCGCGGTCAACGGCTCGATGCCCGCGAGCATCTTCATCATCGTCGATTTGCCGGCGCCGTTGGGACCCACCAGCGCGATACGCGCGCCGCGCTCGATCGTCAGATCGACGCCGCTGTAAACCGTGATGCCGCCATAGCGCTTGACCGCGCCGCGCAGTTCGAAAACCCGGCGCGCGCCGCGCTCGCACTGGGGAAAACGGATCGCGGGCGGATTCTCGATCCCGTCCGGCGGCTCGAGGCGCTCGATCTTTTCGAGCTGCTTTATCCGGCTCTGCACCAGCTTGGCCTTGCTCGCCTGGTAGCGGAAGCGGCTGATGAACGCCTCCATATGCTCGATCTCGGCGCGCTGGTTTTCATACGCGGCCTGCTCGATTTCGCGCCGCTGCTCGCGCTCGGCCAGGTAGGCCGTGTAGCCGCCCCGGTATTCGACGAGCCGCCCGCGCGCGACCTCGACCGTGCGGTCGGTCACCCGATCGAGAAAGTAGCGATCGTGCGAAACCAGGATGATTCCGCCGGGATAGTTCGCGAGGTAGTCCTCGAGCCAGTTGCGCGCTTCGAGGTCGAGATGGTTGGTCGGTTCGTCGAGCATCAGGAATGTCGGACGGCGCACCAGGAGCTTGGCCAGCGCGATTCGCATCCGGATCCCACCGGAGAACTCCGCGACGTCGCGCGCGAGGTCGGCTTCGCTGAACCCCAGCCCGAACAGCACCGCTTTGGCGCGGCTCTCGGCCTCGTAAAAGCCGTGACGCTCGAGTTCGCTCAGCACGTCGCCGAGTTCGGCGAGCGCGGCGTCGTGCTCGGGGCCGCTATGATGCTCGGCGAGGATCTCTTCCAGCTCAACCCGGCGGCGATCGTGGGCTTGCATCTCGCTTAGAGCCGAGAGCGTTTCGTCGAGCACCGACCGGCCGCTCATCTCGGGTGCGTCCTGCGGCAGGTAACCGACCGAAGTGCGCTGCGGGCGGGCG of Candidatus Binataceae bacterium contains these proteins:
- a CDS encoding ABC-F family ATP-binding cassette domain-containing protein → MLALDKVSKFYGGRTIFDGVSWSMADDARVGLVGLNGAGKTTLLRMIGEVIAPDGGRIARPQRTSVGYLPQDAPEMSGRSVLDETLSALSEMQAHDRRRVELEEILAEHHSGPEHDAALAELGDVLSELERHGFYEAESRAKAVLFGLGFSEADLARDVAEFSGGIRMRIALAKLLVRRPTFLMLDEPTNHLDLEARNWLEDYLANYPGGIILVSHDRYFLDRVTDRTVEVARGRLVEYRGGYTAYLAEREQRREIEQAAYENQRAEIEHMEAFISRFRYQASKAKLVQSRIKQLEKIERLEPPDGIENPPAIRFPQCERGARRVFELRGAVKRYGGITVYSGVDLTIERGARIALVGPNGAGKSTMMKMLAGIEPLTAGERLVGTGIEIGYFAQNLAESLDYGKTALKELSDAADGMTTAEIRGLLGAMLFSGDDALKLAGVLSGGERARLALAKVLAHRNNCLLLDEPTNNLDIVAKDTLLEALRRFPGTVVIVSHDRYLLNELATEVIEVGQGHATRYLGNYDYYLAKKAAAESAADAANARAAKAAPPSAAAPRAAAGGADSGARGAPGARSGSDGRSANGAAAGAGGRPDNQHPATPRAQDANQRRERERRARRRQTLEGDIGRKENERAALGEQMNDPNFYLQRADARELIAAYERLGREIERLYEELMGLDGEAAASDA